A genomic segment from Peribacillus sp. ACCC06369 encodes:
- the purF gene encoding amidophosphoribosyltransferase has protein sequence MLAEIRSLNEECGVVGVWGHPDAAQLAYYGLHSLQHRGQEGAGIVVTDGEQMSISKGEGLVTEIFTAEKMQSLSGSGKAAIGHVRYTTAGGGGYQNVQPFLFNSHTGGLALAHNGNIVNAHQLKAQLEGQGSIFQTTSDTEVLAHLIKRSGYSDVRDSVKNSLSMLKGAYAFVIMTENQMIMARDPHGFRPLSLGKIGDAYFAASETCALDIVGAEFIRDIEPGELVVINDEGITSEYFSLSSQQAMCTMEYVYFSRPDSNIDGINVHTARKNLGKQMALETKIEADVVTGVPDSSISAAIGYAEAAGIPYEMGLIKNRYVGRTFIQPSQSLREQGVKMKLSPVRGVVEGKRVIMVDDSIVRGTTSRRIVRMLKDAGAKEVHVVISSPPIKNPCFYGIDTSKKEELIASSKSVEEIREIIEADSLTFLSVEGMVEAIGRPFPGETRGSCLACFTGNYPTEIFEYEREKTKC, from the coding sequence ATGCTTGCTGAAATAAGAAGCCTAAACGAAGAGTGTGGTGTTGTTGGAGTCTGGGGACATCCCGATGCAGCACAGCTGGCTTACTACGGTTTGCATAGCCTACAACATCGTGGTCAAGAGGGAGCTGGCATCGTCGTTACTGACGGTGAGCAGATGTCCATCTCCAAGGGTGAAGGTCTTGTCACAGAGATATTCACGGCCGAAAAAATGCAGTCACTTTCCGGTTCAGGAAAAGCTGCGATCGGCCATGTCCGTTATACAACGGCAGGCGGCGGCGGGTATCAAAATGTTCAGCCTTTCTTGTTCAATTCACATACAGGAGGGCTGGCGCTTGCTCATAATGGGAATATAGTCAACGCCCATCAGTTAAAGGCACAGCTTGAAGGACAGGGAAGCATTTTTCAAACGACATCGGATACGGAAGTCCTGGCCCATCTTATTAAACGGTCCGGCTACTCGGATGTCAGAGATTCCGTGAAGAACAGTTTAAGCATGCTGAAGGGAGCTTACGCCTTTGTCATCATGACAGAAAACCAAATGATTATGGCAAGGGACCCGCATGGCTTCCGTCCACTTTCCTTGGGGAAAATAGGCGATGCATATTTCGCCGCATCAGAAACATGTGCCCTTGATATTGTAGGTGCAGAATTCATCCGCGATATTGAGCCGGGTGAACTCGTTGTCATTAATGATGAGGGAATCACATCCGAGTACTTTTCGCTTTCCAGTCAACAGGCAATGTGCACGATGGAATATGTGTATTTCTCCCGTCCGGATAGCAACATTGATGGGATTAATGTTCATACGGCAAGAAAAAACCTTGGCAAGCAAATGGCACTGGAAACCAAAATTGAAGCGGATGTAGTTACAGGTGTACCCGATTCCAGCATTTCGGCAGCGATAGGCTATGCTGAAGCGGCCGGCATACCCTATGAAATGGGCTTGATAAAAAATAGGTATGTTGGACGGACGTTCATTCAGCCATCACAGAGTCTGCGTGAACAAGGCGTGAAGATGAAACTTTCACCTGTAAGAGGGGTCGTGGAAGGTAAGCGGGTCATAATGGTTGATGATTCAATTGTCCGTGGCACAACAAGCAGAAGGATTGTCCGCATGTTAAAAGATGCTGGAGCCAAAGAAGTGCATGTTGTAATCAGCTCACCACCGATCAAGAATCCATGTTTTTATGGTATAGACACGTCTAAAAAGGAAGAACTGATTGCTAGCTCTAAATCGGTGGAGGAAATAAGAGAAATCATTGAAGCTGATTCCTTAACTTTTTTAAGCGTCGAAGGTATGGTCGAAGCAATTGGACGACCGTTTCCTGGAGAAACGCGCGGTTCATGCCTAGCTTGTTTCACCGGAAATTATCCGACTGAAATTTTTGAGTACGAACGAGAAAAAACAAAATGTTAA
- the purB gene encoding adenylosuccinate lyase, with amino-acid sequence MIERYTRPEMGNIWTEKNRFNAWLEVEILACEAWSELGVIPKEDVKLLRENATFDVERINEIEKDTRHDVVAFTRAVSETLGEERKWVHYGLTSTDVVDTALSYVIKQANDILSKDLNNFVEILKNKAKEHKYTVQMGRTHGVHAEPTTFGLKLALWYQEMKRNVERFDEARKNIEVGKISGAVGTYANIDPFVEKFVCEKLGLEAAPISTQTLQRDRHAHYMSTLALIATSIEKFAVEIRGLQKSETREVEEFFAKGQKGSSAMPHKRNPIGSENMTGMARVIRGYMMTAFENVPLWHERDISHSSAERIILPDATIALNYMLNRFSNIIKNLTVYPENMKRNMDRTLGLIFSQRVLLSLIDKGLVREEAYDTVQPKAMEAWELQVPFRSLIEKDDKITSLLTKEELDDCFDPTHHLKNVDVIFDRLGL; translated from the coding sequence ATGATTGAACGTTATACCCGCCCAGAGATGGGAAACATTTGGACAGAAAAGAACCGCTTTAATGCGTGGTTGGAAGTTGAAATCTTAGCTTGTGAAGCATGGTCTGAACTAGGTGTCATTCCAAAAGAAGATGTGAAACTTCTTCGTGAAAATGCTACGTTCGATGTGGAGCGTATCAATGAAATCGAAAAAGATACACGACACGATGTTGTTGCTTTTACACGTGCGGTTTCTGAAACGTTGGGTGAAGAACGGAAATGGGTTCATTACGGATTGACCTCAACTGATGTTGTCGATACAGCTCTTTCATATGTAATTAAGCAAGCGAATGATATCCTTTCCAAGGATTTAAATAACTTCGTGGAGATCCTGAAAAATAAAGCGAAAGAACATAAATATACGGTTCAAATGGGACGTACACATGGAGTTCACGCGGAACCGACTACTTTTGGGTTGAAACTGGCACTTTGGTATCAAGAAATGAAACGCAATGTCGAACGTTTTGATGAAGCCAGAAAGAACATAGAGGTTGGGAAAATCTCTGGAGCTGTCGGAACTTACGCAAACATCGACCCGTTCGTTGAAAAATTCGTTTGTGAAAAGCTTGGCCTTGAAGCAGCACCAATTTCAACACAAACATTGCAGCGCGATCGTCACGCACATTATATGAGCACTTTGGCTTTAATTGCGACATCAATTGAAAAGTTCGCAGTGGAAATTCGCGGCTTGCAAAAAAGTGAAACACGTGAAGTGGAAGAATTCTTTGCAAAAGGACAAAAGGGCTCTTCGGCAATGCCTCATAAACGGAATCCAATCGGTTCTGAAAATATGACGGGAATGGCTCGTGTAATCCGCGGTTACATGATGACAGCTTTTGAGAATGTACCGTTATGGCATGAACGTGACATTTCGCATTCTTCTGCTGAGCGCATCATCTTACCGGATGCAACGATCGCTTTAAACTACATGCTGAACCGGTTCAGCAACATAATTAAGAACTTGACCGTTTATCCAGAAAATATGAAACGCAATATGGACCGAACGCTGGGATTGATTTTCTCACAACGTGTGCTGCTTTCCCTTATCGATAAAGGACTTGTCCGTGAAGAAGCTTATGATACGGTTCAGCCGAAGGCGATGGAAGCATGGGAGCTTCAGGTTCCATTCAGAAGCCTGATCGAAAAGGATGATAAAATCACAAGCTTGCTTACGAAAGAAGAACTTGATGATTGTTTCGATCCTACACATCACCTGAAAAATGTTGATGTAATCTTTGATCGTTTAGGTTTATAA
- the purS gene encoding phosphoribosylformylglycinamidine synthase subunit PurS: protein MYKVKVYITLRESVLDPQGAAVQQSLHSLTYNEVSDVRVGKYIELTIKDTDRDLDQLVKEMCEKLLANTVIEAYRYDVEEVITK from the coding sequence ATGTATAAGGTTAAAGTATATATCACACTACGCGAAAGTGTACTAGATCCACAGGGAGCAGCAGTGCAACAATCACTTCATAGTTTGACTTATAACGAAGTCAGTGATGTTCGAGTGGGGAAATACATTGAACTTACAATTAAGGATACGGATCGTGATTTAGATCAACTTGTGAAGGAAATGTGTGAAAAACTATTGGCCAATACGGTAATTGAAGCTTACCGTTATGATGTTGAGGAGGTTATCACCAAATGA
- the purL gene encoding phosphoribosylformylglycinamidine synthase subunit PurL, whose protein sequence is MLLQLEPSPEKIKSERLYASMGLSDQEFAMVEKILGRLPNYTETGLFSVMWSEHCSYKNSKPILKKFPITGEKVLQGPGEGAGIVDIGDDQAVVFKIESHNHPSAIEPYQGAATGVGGIIRDVFSMGARPIAMLNSLRFGELDNDRVKYLFKEVVAGIAGYGNCIGIPTVGGEIQFDPSYEGNPLVNAMCVGLIDHKDIKKGQAHGVGNTVMYVGAKTGRDGIHGATFASEELSESSEEKRPAVQVGDPFMEKLLLEACLELIQNDALVGIQDMGAAGLTSSSAEMASKAGSGIKMNLDLVPQRETGMTAYEMMLSESQERMLIVVTKGREQEIVDLFTKYDLEAVSVGVVTDDKNLTLSHQGEIVAEVPVDALAEEAPIYHKPSAEPQYFRDFQSMTAEVPVIEDYKETLVSLLKQPTISSKEWVYDQYDYMVRTNTVVSPGSDAAVVRVRGTNKALAMTTDCNSRFIYLDPETGGKIAVAEAARNIICSGAEPLAITDCLNFGNPEKPEIFWQLEKAADGMSEACRSLSTPVIGGNVSLYNETNGEAIYPTPVVGMVGLINDLQHITTQTFKNEADLIYVVGEAKVEFGGSELQKMLEGKIFGRAPELDLAVEQKRQQQILTAIQKGLVASAHDLSEGGLAVALAESLFGASKLGAKVNIAGEPVSELFSETQSRFLLSIKPENQTAFEALVEDAKCIGSITGDNKLVVATDSDSKVLEADVEDLQTAWKGAIPCLLK, encoded by the coding sequence ATGTTATTACAGCTTGAACCAAGTCCGGAAAAAATTAAATCGGAGCGATTGTACGCAAGTATGGGACTGTCCGATCAAGAATTTGCAATGGTTGAGAAAATCTTAGGCAGACTGCCTAATTATACGGAAACTGGATTGTTTTCTGTAATGTGGTCAGAGCATTGTTCCTACAAAAATTCAAAACCCATCTTAAAAAAATTCCCGATAACTGGGGAGAAAGTTCTTCAAGGTCCTGGTGAAGGAGCTGGTATCGTTGATATCGGTGACGATCAGGCTGTCGTTTTTAAAATAGAAAGTCATAACCACCCATCTGCTATCGAACCTTACCAAGGTGCCGCTACTGGTGTCGGAGGAATTATCCGTGATGTCTTCTCCATGGGTGCGCGTCCGATTGCGATGCTGAATTCGCTTCGTTTTGGTGAGCTAGACAATGATCGTGTTAAATATTTATTTAAAGAAGTGGTTGCCGGGATTGCTGGATACGGCAATTGTATCGGAATACCGACTGTCGGAGGCGAAATTCAATTCGACCCTTCTTATGAAGGGAACCCTCTGGTAAATGCGATGTGTGTCGGCTTGATCGATCATAAAGACATTAAAAAAGGCCAGGCTCATGGAGTAGGTAACACAGTCATGTATGTGGGAGCCAAAACAGGACGCGATGGTATTCATGGAGCAACATTTGCATCTGAAGAGCTGTCAGAGTCTTCAGAAGAAAAACGACCTGCCGTCCAAGTGGGAGATCCATTCATGGAGAAACTGCTTTTGGAAGCATGCCTTGAATTGATTCAAAATGATGCCCTTGTTGGCATTCAGGATATGGGTGCAGCGGGTCTTACAAGTTCATCTGCAGAGATGGCAAGTAAAGCTGGATCAGGCATTAAAATGAACCTTGATTTGGTACCGCAGCGTGAAACTGGAATGACTGCTTATGAAATGATGCTTTCTGAATCACAAGAACGGATGCTGATCGTTGTCACTAAAGGACGTGAACAAGAAATCGTTGACTTGTTTACGAAATATGATTTAGAGGCTGTTTCCGTAGGAGTAGTGACGGATGACAAAAACCTAACATTATCGCATCAAGGTGAAATCGTTGCAGAGGTTCCGGTGGATGCATTGGCTGAAGAAGCTCCGATTTATCATAAGCCATCTGCAGAACCGCAATATTTCCGCGATTTCCAAAGCATGACGGCTGAAGTGCCAGTCATTGAAGATTATAAAGAAACATTGGTATCACTATTGAAGCAACCGACGATTTCGAGTAAGGAATGGGTCTACGACCAATATGATTACATGGTCCGTACGAATACAGTCGTCTCACCTGGATCTGATGCGGCGGTGGTACGTGTCCGGGGCACAAATAAGGCCCTTGCCATGACGACGGATTGCAACTCCCGCTTTATTTATTTAGATCCTGAAACGGGAGGTAAAATCGCAGTCGCTGAAGCAGCCCGTAACATTATTTGCTCGGGGGCGGAACCTTTAGCGATTACGGATTGCTTGAATTTTGGGAATCCGGAAAAACCTGAAATATTTTGGCAATTGGAAAAAGCGGCAGACGGTATGAGTGAAGCTTGCAGAAGCTTAAGCACTCCTGTAATTGGTGGAAATGTCTCGCTATACAATGAAACGAACGGTGAAGCGATTTATCCGACACCTGTGGTTGGGATGGTTGGTCTTATCAATGACCTTCAGCACATCACTACACAAACGTTTAAAAATGAAGCCGATTTGATTTATGTGGTCGGCGAAGCGAAAGTTGAATTTGGAGGCAGTGAGTTACAAAAAATGCTCGAAGGTAAAATCTTCGGACGCGCACCGGAACTTGATTTGGCCGTTGAACAAAAACGTCAGCAGCAAATCCTCACTGCAATCCAAAAAGGACTTGTTGCATCAGCCCATGACCTTTCGGAAGGCGGTTTGGCAGTGGCTTTAGCTGAATCTTTATTCGGGGCTAGCAAGCTTGGGGCAAAAGTGAATATAGCTGGCGAACCGGTATCGGAATTATTCAGTGAAACGCAATCTCGATTCCTACTATCCATCAAGCCTGAAAACCAAACGGCATTCGAAGCGCTAGTTGAAGATGCGAAATGCATTGGCTCAATAACGGGAGATAATAAATTAGTCGTGGCAACAGACAGTGATAGCAAAGTATTGGAAGCGGACGTTGAAGATTTACAAACAGCTTGGAAGGGAGCCATACCATGCTTGCTGAAATAA
- the purM gene encoding phosphoribosylformylglycinamidine cyclo-ligase: protein MANAYKQAGVDIEAGYEAVNRMKKHVKRTFRPEVMNGLGGFGGMFDLSSLNLKEPVLISGTDGVGTKLLLAIMMDKHDTIGVDCVAMCVNDVVVQGAAPLYFLDYIACGKADPERIEMIVKGIADGCEQAGCALIGGETAEMPGMYETEEYDVAGFTVGAVEKSRLITGEAISAGDVVIGLASSGIHSNGYSLVRKILLEDSGMGLHDFVPELDCKLGEELLKPTKIYVKSVLSTLEKFDVNGLAHITGGGFIENIPRILPEGCGVEIELGSWEIPSIFSFLEEKGNLVKEEMFNIFNMGIGMTAVVKKEVASDVLSHLRSCGEEASVIGTIVDGNGVSFK, encoded by the coding sequence ATGGCTAATGCATATAAGCAGGCTGGTGTTGATATTGAGGCTGGTTATGAAGCGGTAAATCGAATGAAAAAACATGTAAAACGCACATTTCGTCCAGAAGTAATGAATGGTCTGGGCGGTTTCGGGGGCATGTTTGATTTATCTTCCTTGAACCTTAAAGAACCTGTGCTCATTTCAGGTACGGATGGAGTGGGTACGAAACTATTGTTGGCAATCATGATGGATAAGCACGATACAATTGGAGTGGATTGTGTAGCTATGTGCGTCAATGATGTTGTCGTTCAAGGTGCTGCACCTTTATACTTTTTAGATTATATTGCCTGCGGTAAAGCAGATCCAGAACGAATTGAAATGATCGTCAAAGGAATTGCAGATGGCTGTGAGCAAGCGGGTTGTGCTTTAATCGGTGGAGAAACGGCTGAAATGCCAGGCATGTACGAAACGGAAGAATACGATGTGGCAGGTTTTACTGTAGGTGCAGTTGAAAAATCCCGTCTAATTACGGGTGAGGCCATCTCGGCGGGTGATGTCGTTATTGGACTTGCTTCGAGCGGCATTCACAGTAATGGATATTCACTTGTTCGTAAAATCCTTCTTGAAGACTCAGGTATGGGGCTTCATGACTTCGTACCGGAATTGGATTGCAAGTTGGGCGAGGAATTATTAAAACCGACAAAAATCTATGTGAAGTCCGTTTTATCGACATTGGAAAAATTTGATGTTAATGGTCTTGCCCATATCACGGGTGGCGGGTTCATCGAAAATATCCCGCGTATTCTACCTGAAGGATGCGGTGTTGAGATCGAGCTTGGAAGCTGGGAAATTCCATCTATATTCTCATTCCTTGAAGAAAAAGGGAACCTTGTAAAAGAGGAAATGTTCAATATTTTCAATATGGGTATTGGAATGACTGCTGTCGTGAAAAAAGAAGTGGCATCCGATGTACTATCCCATCTACGGTCTTGCGGTGAAGAAGCATCGGTTATTGGAACGATTGTGGATGGAAATGGAGTGTCGTTTAAATAA
- the purQ gene encoding phosphoribosylformylglycinamidine synthase subunit PurQ, translating into MKFAVIVFPGSNCDVDMYHAIKDALGEEVEYVWHSTDNLDQYDGILLPGGFSYGDYLRSGAIARFSNVMAEVVKAAQAGKPVLGVCNGFQILLEAGLLPGAMRRNEGLKFICRNVGLKVENNQSMFTTGYEVNETITIPVAHGEGNYYCDNETLAELKRNNRILFTYDGENPNGSLEQIAGITNEQGNVLGMMPHPERAVDSLLGSKDGLKIFQSIVKNWRESHVITA; encoded by the coding sequence ATGAAATTTGCTGTCATAGTTTTCCCTGGTTCCAATTGTGATGTCGATATGTACCATGCGATCAAGGATGCACTAGGGGAAGAAGTGGAGTATGTTTGGCATTCCACAGACAATCTAGATCAGTATGATGGAATTCTCCTTCCTGGAGGTTTCTCCTATGGAGACTATTTACGCTCTGGAGCGATTGCCCGATTTTCGAATGTAATGGCCGAAGTTGTAAAAGCTGCACAAGCAGGAAAGCCTGTTTTGGGTGTCTGCAATGGTTTTCAGATTTTACTTGAAGCAGGACTTTTACCTGGAGCGATGCGCCGTAATGAAGGCTTGAAATTCATTTGCCGCAATGTTGGATTAAAGGTTGAAAATAATCAATCGATGTTCACGACAGGTTATGAAGTAAATGAAACGATTACGATCCCGGTTGCCCATGGTGAAGGGAATTATTACTGTGATAATGAAACATTGGCTGAATTAAAACGAAATAACCGCATCTTATTCACTTATGATGGTGAAAATCCAAACGGAAGCTTGGAACAAATAGCGGGAATTACAAATGAACAAGGAAATGTCCTCGGTATGATGCCTCATCCCGAACGTGCTGTTGATTCACTGCTTGGCAGTAAAGACGGCTTAAAGATTTTTCAATCCATCGTAAAAAACTGGAGGGAATCACATGTTATTACAGCTTGA
- the purC gene encoding phosphoribosylaminoimidazolesuccinocarboxamide synthase, with protein MEKRELLYEGKAKQIFATDNSEIVWVEYKDSATAFNGEKKSEIAGKGKLNNQITSLLFSKLAQENIPSHFIEMLSDREQLVKRVSIIPLEVVVRNTAAGSFSKRTGIEEGQPLKKTLIEFYYKDDELGDPLLTEDHIEELELASKEDVAILKEKAQEISIVLTSFFKELDIKLIDFKLEFGKTPNGDILLADEISPDTCRLWDINTNEKLDKDVFRRDLGSLTDAYEKILAKLEGTQHV; from the coding sequence ATGGAAAAACGAGAATTGTTGTATGAAGGAAAAGCGAAACAGATTTTTGCAACGGACAACAGTGAAATAGTATGGGTGGAATACAAGGATTCGGCAACAGCGTTTAATGGTGAGAAGAAATCAGAGATTGCCGGAAAAGGTAAGTTGAATAATCAAATTACTAGCTTACTATTTTCAAAGCTTGCCCAAGAAAATATCCCTTCCCATTTTATTGAAATGCTTTCCGACCGGGAGCAGTTAGTCAAGAGGGTATCTATCATCCCACTTGAAGTCGTTGTCAGAAATACGGCTGCCGGCAGTTTTTCTAAAAGAACTGGCATTGAAGAAGGCCAGCCGCTCAAGAAAACGCTGATTGAGTTTTACTATAAAGACGACGAGCTCGGCGATCCTCTGTTAACGGAAGACCATATTGAAGAGTTGGAACTTGCAAGCAAGGAAGATGTAGCCATTTTAAAAGAAAAGGCACAAGAAATCAGTATCGTCTTAACTTCCTTCTTTAAAGAATTGGACATTAAATTGATTGATTTCAAATTAGAGTTCGGTAAGACCCCGAATGGAGACATTCTGCTGGCAGATGAAATTTCACCTGATACCTGCCGATTATGGGATATTAACACGAACGAAAAGTTAGACAAAGATGTATTCCGCCGTGATTTAGGCAGTTTAACAGATGCTTACGAAAAAATACTAGCAAAGTTGGAGGGCACTCAACATGTATAA
- the purN gene encoding phosphoribosylglycinamide formyltransferase, giving the protein MKRLAVFASGNGSNFQSIADAIKSGKLEAEICLVVCDREDAYVLERANLENIESFSFSAKNYSNKTEYESEILEKLRQHEIEFIILAGYMRLIGPTLLQKFSQRIVNIHPSLLPSFPGKDAIGQAFDAGVKVTGVTIHFVDDGMDTGPIIAQKAVPILEGDTKDILQKRIQEMEHDMYPPVLQELCHKKLT; this is encoded by the coding sequence ATGAAGCGCCTTGCTGTCTTTGCATCAGGTAACGGTAGTAATTTCCAATCGATTGCTGACGCAATAAAAAGTGGAAAGTTGGAGGCGGAAATCTGTCTTGTCGTTTGCGATCGTGAAGACGCATATGTGCTTGAGAGAGCTAACCTTGAGAATATTGAGTCTTTCTCCTTTTCAGCTAAGAATTACTCTAACAAGACTGAGTATGAATCGGAAATCCTGGAGAAACTTCGCCAGCACGAGATAGAATTTATCATTCTGGCTGGTTATATGCGTTTGATTGGTCCGACATTATTACAAAAGTTTTCACAGAGGATTGTGAACATCCACCCTTCACTTTTGCCTAGTTTTCCAGGCAAGGATGCAATTGGACAGGCTTTTGATGCCGGAGTGAAGGTAACGGGGGTAACGATTCATTTTGTTGATGATGGAATGGACACAGGACCGATCATTGCCCAAAAGGCAGTGCCAATTCTTGAGGGGGATACGAAAGACATCCTTCAAAAAAGGATTCAGGAAATGGAGCATGACATGTATCCGCCAGTTTTGCAGGAGCTATGCCACAAGAAACTTACTTAA
- the purH gene encoding bifunctional phosphoribosylaminoimidazolecarboxamide formyltransferase/IMP cyclohydrolase — translation MKKRALISVSDKTGIVEFAQGLIEAGFEIISTGGTKKTLQDNGVNVIGISDVTGFPEILDGRVKTLHPNVHGAVLAKHDDKDHAAQLAEHNIEPIQLVCVNLYPFQATISKPEVTVEDAIENIDIGGPTMLRSSAKNHAYVTVIVDSEDYPTVLAELKQNGGVSKTTNRRLAAKVFRHTAAYDAVISEYMTELADEENPESLTVTYELKQSLRYGENPHQKAAFYKKPLGSVFSIAEAKQLHGKELSYNNINDADAALQIVKEFNEPAAVAVKHMNPCGVGVGATILEAYEKAYEADATSIFGGIIALNREVDKATAERLHEIFLEIIIAPGFTDEAVEVLTSKKNLRLLTIDFDAVKKPERKLTSIEGGLLIQDRDAHSLKDAEVKVATKREPTPEEWKALELGWKIVKHVKSNAIVVSNGQMTLGVGAGQMNRVGAAKIALEQAGERATGSALASDAFFPMDDTVEAAAKAGVTAIIQPGGSVKDQDSIKKADEYGIAMVFTGIRHFKH, via the coding sequence ATGAAGAAACGTGCTTTAATCAGTGTATCGGATAAAACAGGGATCGTAGAATTTGCTCAAGGTTTAATTGAGGCAGGTTTTGAAATTATTTCTACAGGCGGTACTAAAAAAACGCTGCAGGATAATGGCGTTAATGTAATTGGAATCAGTGATGTCACCGGTTTCCCGGAAATATTGGATGGACGTGTTAAAACGCTTCACCCAAATGTACATGGAGCAGTGTTGGCAAAACATGATGACAAGGATCACGCAGCACAGCTTGCAGAGCATAATATTGAACCCATTCAACTTGTCTGTGTAAACCTATATCCTTTCCAAGCGACTATTTCCAAACCGGAAGTCACTGTGGAAGATGCTATTGAAAACATCGATATCGGTGGACCGACTATGCTTCGTTCTTCTGCTAAAAACCACGCATATGTAACTGTTATCGTTGATTCCGAAGATTACCCTACCGTATTGGCTGAGCTGAAACAAAACGGCGGAGTATCTAAAACCACGAATCGCCGCCTGGCTGCAAAAGTCTTCCGCCATACAGCAGCATATGATGCTGTTATTTCGGAGTATATGACAGAGCTTGCCGATGAAGAAAACCCTGAATCATTGACTGTTACCTATGAATTGAAACAGTCGCTTCGTTATGGGGAAAATCCACATCAAAAAGCAGCATTCTATAAAAAACCGCTTGGTTCCGTCTTCTCAATTGCTGAAGCGAAGCAATTACATGGAAAAGAACTTTCATACAACAACATTAATGACGCTGATGCAGCACTTCAAATCGTTAAAGAATTCAATGAGCCGGCTGCTGTAGCTGTCAAACATATGAATCCTTGCGGCGTCGGTGTCGGGGCGACCATTTTAGAAGCATATGAAAAAGCTTATGAGGCAGATGCCACTTCCATTTTTGGCGGAATCATTGCTTTGAACCGTGAAGTTGATAAGGCGACTGCGGAAAGGCTTCATGAAATTTTCCTTGAAATCATCATTGCTCCTGGGTTTACGGATGAGGCAGTGGAAGTATTAACAAGCAAGAAAAACCTTCGTTTATTAACGATCGATTTCGACGCGGTTAAAAAACCTGAACGTAAATTGACTTCCATTGAAGGCGGATTACTTATTCAAGATCGGGATGCACATAGCTTAAAGGATGCAGAGGTAAAAGTGGCAACGAAACGTGAGCCTACTCCTGAAGAGTGGAAAGCCTTGGAACTTGGCTGGAAAATCGTAAAGCATGTTAAGTCGAATGCAATAGTGGTAAGTAACGGTCAAATGACATTAGGTGTTGGCGCAGGGCAGATGAACCGTGTGGGAGCTGCAAAAATTGCTCTGGAACAAGCTGGGGAAAGAGCGACAGGAAGTGCGTTGGCATCAGATGCCTTCTTCCCAATGGATGATACCGTAGAAGCGGCAGCGAAAGCGGGCGTCACGGCAATCATTCAGCCTGGTGGATCTGTAAAAGATCAGGATTCAATCAAGAAAGCTGATGAATATGGAATTGCGATGGTATTTACAGGAATTCGTCACTTTAAACATTAA